A single region of the Chlamydiales bacterium genome encodes:
- a CDS encoding ankyrin repeat domain-containing protein, translating into MFSVGGLTGGFTPSLIDQQKEDQISKLIDGLFINKENIDIAFDIAKTMESVTLHFMLSDICNAYLKLGTEEGCRKAYKVAQYKEQQRADVRKLFDSIIETCIQIRTPNSIVLAEEIYEDNSKCLALSSHKNDFHMAKAQLEYDYETEVELKKKKSKELDTVFISEEKPVSSVSNIKSLSASLNSSDIQEIRSKDVPLPITEEYIKKSIFYLLQSGELEALCIHLGSLDSLQKSKYFSSTMKFETSWARGEEEMTPLQYACFLGNIDGVKLLIENGASVNDFRNTSDSTQRGSLHFAIDADHFDIALLLLSKGAKDRVASSDTFHAFRKYQLPEEWGGSWTCLSALHMAIIKNSHEVTRELLRTGDAKILVKASGVNSPLHLAARGGDEEMTKLLLSSGANATLNLKDNFGKTPKQVAASKKHDHLLTLLS; encoded by the coding sequence ACATTGCTAAAACCATGGAATCAGTTACCCTCCATTTTATGTTATCCGATATTTGCAATGCTTATCTAAAATTGGGTACCGAGGAAGGGTGCAGAAAAGCTTACAAAGTTGCTCAATATAAAGAACAACAACGGGCCGATGTAAGGAAACTTTTTGATTCTATTATTGAAACTTGTATTCAAATTAGAACCCCAAATTCAATAGTTTTAGCTGAAGAAATATATGAGGATAATTCAAAATGTTTAGCACTCTCCTCACACAAAAATGATTTTCACATGGCTAAAGCTCAATTAGAATACGATTATGAAACTGAAGTTGAATTAAAAAAAAAGAAATCAAAAGAATTAGATACGGTTTTTATTTCTGAAGAAAAACCTGTTAGTAGTGTGTCAAACATTAAAAGTCTTTCAGCTTCCTTGAATAGTAGTGATATTCAAGAAATTAGATCTAAAGACGTTCCTCTTCCAATCACTGAAGAATACATAAAAAAATCAATCTTTTACTTATTACAATCTGGTGAATTAGAAGCATTGTGTATTCATCTTGGTTCTTTAGATTCTTTGCAAAAATCAAAATATTTTTCATCTACTATGAAATTTGAGACTTCTTGGGCAAGAGGTGAGGAAGAAATGACTCCCTTACAATATGCATGTTTTTTAGGTAATATTGATGGCGTCAAATTATTAATAGAGAACGGAGCATCAGTAAATGACTTTCGTAACACATCGGACTCTACTCAAAGAGGTTCGTTGCATTTTGCAATAGATGCCGACCATTTTGATATTGCCTTGCTGCTTCTATCAAAAGGAGCCAAAGATCGCGTGGCTTCTTCCGATACATTTCATGCATTTAGAAAATACCAATTACCAGAAGAATGGGGTGGTAGCTGGACATGTTTATCAGCGCTCCATATGGCTATAATAAAGAATTCGCATGAGGTAACAAGGGAACTTTTAAGGACTGGTGATGCAAAAATTCTAGTAAAAGCGAGCGGGGTTAATTCGCCCCTTCACTTAGCAGCTCGAGGCGGAGATGAAGAAATGACTAAACTATTGCTTTCTTCAGGAGCAAATGCAACTTTGAATCTTAAAGATAATTTCGGAAAAACACCTAAGCAAGTAGCTGCAAGCAAAAAGCACGATCATTTACTGACTTTACTATCTTAA
- a CDS encoding transposase domain-containing protein encodes MFFKEALDYFCSLIPHLKNYTNHAFARMNNNVAECTVRPLAIGRKNWLGNENGGEAAAIIFSLVQTCRTLGVNPREYLEDVMRRLMSHNSQKLYELLPDQ; translated from the coding sequence ATCTTCTTTAAAGAGGCTCTAGATTATTTTTGTAGCCTTATTCCTCATCTCAAAAACTACACCAATCATGCTTTTGCAAGAATGAATAATAACGTAGCAGAGTGTACTGTAAGACCACTGGCAATTGGTCGAAAAAATTGGCTAGGCAACGAGAATGGTGGAGAAGCTGCTGCCATTATATTCTCTCTCGTTCAAACCTGCCGCACTCTCGGAGTTAATCCACGTGAATATCTTGAGGATGTCATGCGTCGTCTTATGTCCCATAATTCTCAAAAGTTATATGAACTTTTGCCTGATCAATGA
- a CDS encoding bacteriophage holin: protein MLKPVKLGIAAGIVWGVCMFISTILAIYTGYFEQFLRLMAGIYPGFDISWIGAFLGLIYGFIDAGIGFFLIAWIYNKLNKQK from the coding sequence ATGTTAAAACCTGTGAAATTGGGTATTGCTGCTGGAATAGTCTGGGGAGTATGCATGTTTATTAGCACGATTCTTGCAATTTATACTGGCTATTTTGAACAATTTTTAAGGTTGATGGCTGGCATCTATCCAGGCTTTGACATTTCATGGATAGGTGCTTTTCTTGGTTTAATTTATGGCTTTATTGATGCGGGAATTGGTTTCTTTCTTATTGCATGGATTTATAACAAGTTGAATAAACAAAAATAA
- a CDS encoding plasma-membrane proton-efflux P-type ATPase — protein sequence MAKLESLDDLKSLPLPEVQKRLGFSSEGLNSSEARERLIQYGLNEISEKKTNILLKVLSYFWGPIPWMIEIAVILSAVVRHWPDFFIIILLLITNGIVGFWEEYQAGNAIAALKAKLAIKAKVKRDGKWTILEARELVPGDIIHLRLGDIVPADARLLAGDSIEVDQSALTGESLPILHKAGEAVFSGSIVRLGEIDALVYATGANTYFGKTAKLVQEAHTVSHFQKAVLKIGNYLIILAAIMVALIITVTIFRGDPLFTTLQFALVLTVAAIPVAMPTVLSVTMAVGARLLAKKEAVVSRLVAIEELAGVDILCADKTGTLTENKLTLGEVFCVSNTTVDQVIFYAALASHTDNEDMIDQAILKGLKNNQELKDYQIIHFQSFDPVHKRTEASVKAISGKEFKVTKGAPQVILELSTNVDQVRVEIGKVIDKFAERGFRSLGVAYSEGNSGWQFLGVLPLFDPPREDAKATIATAKEMGVHIKMITGDQIAIASETAKKLGMGTNIFDARALGDVIHQHQDEAVCIESIQKADGFAEVFPQHKFYIVDELQKCGHIVGMTGDGVNDAPALKKADCGIAVSGATDAARAAADIVLLTPGLSVIIDAIKESRRIFQRMNSYAIYRIAETLRILLFMTLAILVFNFYPLTAVMIVILALLNDGAILSIAYDNVHHKSQPEAWNMRIVLGIATVLGIIGVFSSFGLIYLGEQIFHLDRDYIQTLMYLKLSVAGHLTIFLTRTRGPFWSIAPAKILWVAVLGTQMLATLIAVYGLFMTPLGWSFALFVWGYAFVWFLLSDRIKLLAYRILGSQT from the coding sequence ATGGCAAAGCTAGAATCTCTTGATGATTTAAAATCCCTACCCTTGCCTGAAGTACAAAAGAGATTAGGCTTTTCTTCAGAAGGTCTTAATAGCTCTGAAGCTAGAGAAAGGCTGATTCAGTATGGACTTAATGAGATTTCTGAAAAAAAAACGAATATCCTCTTAAAAGTTCTATCTTATTTTTGGGGGCCCATTCCATGGATGATAGAGATTGCAGTTATTTTGTCTGCTGTAGTTCGTCATTGGCCTGATTTTTTTATTATTATTCTTTTGCTTATTACAAATGGTATAGTTGGTTTTTGGGAGGAGTACCAAGCAGGCAACGCTATTGCAGCCTTAAAAGCCAAGCTTGCAATAAAAGCTAAGGTTAAGCGCGATGGGAAGTGGACTATTTTAGAAGCCAGAGAATTGGTTCCAGGAGATATTATTCATTTACGTTTGGGAGACATTGTACCTGCAGATGCACGCTTGCTTGCTGGTGACTCAATAGAAGTAGATCAATCAGCGTTGACAGGAGAGTCACTGCCCATTTTACATAAAGCTGGAGAAGCTGTATTTTCTGGATCTATAGTTCGTCTTGGTGAAATCGATGCGCTAGTTTATGCTACAGGTGCCAATACTTATTTTGGTAAGACTGCAAAGCTCGTTCAAGAGGCGCACACAGTCAGTCACTTTCAGAAAGCTGTTCTAAAAATAGGCAATTACTTGATTATTCTTGCAGCTATTATGGTGGCATTAATCATTACTGTTACAATTTTTCGTGGTGATCCCCTCTTTACGACATTGCAGTTTGCTTTAGTACTAACTGTTGCTGCCATACCTGTTGCAATGCCTACTGTTTTATCTGTAACGATGGCAGTAGGAGCTCGTTTACTTGCTAAGAAAGAAGCAGTTGTTAGCCGGCTTGTAGCCATTGAGGAATTAGCAGGAGTGGATATTCTATGTGCAGATAAAACAGGTACTTTGACAGAGAATAAGTTGACGCTTGGAGAAGTGTTTTGTGTAAGCAACACGACTGTTGATCAAGTTATTTTCTATGCTGCATTGGCATCGCATACAGACAATGAAGATATGATCGACCAAGCTATTCTGAAGGGCTTAAAAAACAATCAAGAGCTAAAAGATTATCAAATCATTCATTTTCAATCCTTTGATCCGGTACACAAACGCACTGAGGCATCTGTAAAAGCTATTAGTGGTAAAGAATTCAAGGTAACTAAGGGGGCTCCACAGGTAATTTTGGAATTATCGACAAATGTGGATCAGGTTAGAGTTGAAATTGGAAAAGTGATCGACAAGTTTGCAGAGCGTGGTTTTAGATCATTAGGTGTGGCTTATTCTGAGGGCAATAGTGGATGGCAGTTTCTTGGCGTACTTCCTCTTTTTGATCCTCCTCGAGAAGATGCAAAAGCTACCATTGCTACCGCTAAAGAGATGGGAGTGCACATTAAGATGATTACCGGAGATCAGATAGCTATTGCTTCAGAAACTGCTAAGAAGCTTGGAATGGGTACAAATATTTTTGATGCTAGAGCTTTGGGTGATGTAATACATCAACATCAAGATGAAGCTGTATGTATTGAGTCCATTCAAAAGGCTGATGGTTTTGCAGAGGTATTTCCGCAGCATAAATTTTACATTGTAGATGAGCTTCAAAAATGTGGTCATATTGTTGGTATGACTGGAGATGGGGTGAATGATGCGCCTGCACTTAAAAAAGCTGATTGCGGAATTGCAGTTTCTGGTGCAACAGATGCAGCAAGAGCTGCAGCAGACATTGTTTTATTAACACCTGGCCTTTCTGTAATCATTGATGCAATTAAGGAGAGTCGTCGTATTTTCCAAAGGATGAACAGTTATGCTATTTATCGCATTGCAGAAACTTTACGTATACTTTTGTTTATGACCTTGGCTATACTTGTTTTTAATTTCTATCCACTGACTGCTGTGATGATTGTGATCCTAGCATTGCTTAATGATGGAGCCATTTTATCCATTGCCTACGACAATGTTCATCACAAGAGCCAGCCAGAAGCTTGGAATATGCGTATAGTGCTTGGCATTGCTACGGTGCTTGGCATTATTGGAGTTTTTTCTAGCTTTGGATTGATTTATCTTGGAGAACAGATCTTTCATTTAGATCGTGATTATATTCAGACATTGATGTATTTGAAGTTATCTGTGGCTGGTCATTTAACAATATTCCTCACACGTACACGTGGACCTTTTTGGTCAATTGCTCCAGCCAAGATTTTATGGGTGGCAGTACTTGGCACACAAATGCTTGCGACATTGATAGCAGTTTATGGCCTGTTTATGACACCTTTAGGCTGGAGTTTTGCACTTTTTGTATGGGGCTATGCTTTTGTTTGGTTTCTTTTGAGCGATCGTATAAAACTACTTGCTTATCGGATTTTAGGCTCACAAACTTAA
- a CDS encoding YbdK family carboxylate-amine ligase encodes MYLKFNGSATSTIGLEIELLILDAQTLELTPQSESLLDLCDSYGLQRVKAEIHQSMIEIDSEISANVKECREFLRNRMRQLHEIAEEKGLKLAIMGTHPTQRWTDRLISKNERYQYLHEKYQWLARRMNVCGMHVHVGVEDGKKALAISQVMIRFLPHLLALSANSPFWQGIDTGMHSSRVNIMESFPGAGLPILFNDWKEFNHYYHTLKMAGTIISFKDFYWFIRPNPEYGTIEFRICDAMSSLDETMSLVALIHCLVVWVSEGIEIMPDAFKWSKEQHWLATENQWIAARDGLSGLIITNLEGKQEKIADEVLNLVNKLSPIAVKLDCFEELQGLKHIIINGNGAEKQRKIYDKTQSFKDVISAAIREYQLSF; translated from the coding sequence ATGTATTTAAAATTTAATGGTTCAGCTACGTCTACTATTGGCCTAGAGATTGAGTTACTAATTTTGGATGCACAAACTTTAGAGCTAACTCCACAATCAGAAAGTCTTTTGGATTTATGTGATTCTTATGGTTTACAACGAGTAAAAGCAGAAATACATCAGTCTATGATTGAAATTGACTCTGAAATTTCAGCAAATGTTAAAGAATGTCGGGAATTTTTGAGAAATAGGATGAGACAATTGCATGAAATCGCAGAAGAAAAAGGGCTGAAGCTCGCAATCATGGGTACTCATCCTACGCAACGCTGGACAGATCGTTTGATTTCAAAAAATGAGCGATATCAATATTTGCATGAAAAATATCAATGGCTAGCAAGAAGAATGAATGTTTGTGGCATGCACGTTCATGTGGGAGTAGAGGATGGAAAAAAGGCTTTAGCAATATCACAAGTAATGATTCGCTTCCTTCCACATCTTTTAGCTTTGTCTGCGAATTCTCCTTTTTGGCAAGGAATTGATACGGGCATGCATTCAAGTCGAGTTAATATTATGGAGTCTTTTCCTGGAGCGGGACTGCCTATTCTTTTTAACGATTGGAAAGAATTCAATCATTATTACCATACATTGAAGATGGCTGGTACTATTATTTCTTTTAAAGATTTTTATTGGTTTATTCGTCCAAATCCAGAATATGGAACCATTGAATTTCGCATATGTGATGCTATGTCTTCTTTAGATGAGACAATGTCTCTTGTCGCATTAATTCATTGCTTGGTAGTTTGGGTTTCAGAGGGTATAGAAATAATGCCTGATGCTTTTAAGTGGAGTAAAGAGCAACATTGGTTAGCGACTGAAAACCAATGGATTGCAGCAAGGGATGGCTTAAGTGGGTTAATTATTACTAATTTAGAAGGGAAACAAGAAAAAATTGCTGATGAAGTTCTTAATCTTGTAAATAAACTATCGCCTATTGCAGTAAAATTAGATTGTTTTGAGGAACTTCAAGGTTTAAAACATATCATTATTAATGGCAATGGTGCTGAAAAACAACGAAAAATCTATGACAAAACACAATCCTTTAAAGATGTAATTTCTGCAGCTATTAGAGAGTACCAATTGAGCTTTTAG
- a CDS encoding LysR family transcriptional regulator — protein sequence MKEEILNLVNLKYFCDAIRLGGLSAAAKANFVTQSAISQGISKLEKSLGVALLAHHPNRLRPTPQGLSVFKEAIDLLKRVSQFQQNLSQEESFQIGNLEFACTHSFSLAVIPAYLKRFREEYSHVRVNFYLGQNDHILQLVKNGSVDFSILPLEICHNQRCQPYEEDLATFEKRTVYYGNFEFYTSSKIEHSELKNLGFILTPSHNKEMVLLSEAYFKKYGREITCVLEVGSWETIANLVAEGMGIGYLPDYIAIRRKDVLKSWDLGIERQEYRISAIFPKGMKLRKSSEIFLSYFEVFA from the coding sequence ATGAAAGAAGAAATATTAAATTTGGTGAATCTCAAATATTTTTGCGATGCTATTCGATTAGGTGGTTTATCTGCCGCTGCAAAAGCGAATTTTGTCACTCAATCAGCTATTAGTCAGGGGATTTCCAAGCTTGAAAAATCGTTAGGAGTGGCTCTTCTAGCTCACCATCCAAATCGTTTGAGACCAACCCCCCAAGGATTGAGTGTTTTTAAAGAGGCCATTGATCTCTTAAAGAGGGTTAGCCAATTTCAACAGAACTTGTCCCAAGAAGAGTCTTTTCAGATAGGGAATCTTGAATTTGCCTGTACACACAGTTTTTCCCTTGCTGTAATTCCCGCCTATTTGAAGAGATTTCGAGAAGAGTATTCTCATGTAAGAGTGAATTTCTATTTGGGCCAGAATGATCACATTCTTCAGTTGGTCAAGAATGGGTCAGTAGATTTTAGCATTCTGCCCTTGGAAATATGTCACAATCAACGGTGTCAGCCTTATGAAGAGGATTTAGCAACATTTGAAAAGCGCACTGTTTATTATGGAAATTTTGAGTTCTATACTTCTTCAAAAATCGAGCATTCAGAATTGAAAAATTTGGGATTTATTTTAACACCATCTCATAATAAGGAAATGGTCTTGCTGAGTGAGGCATATTTCAAGAAATACGGCCGAGAAATCACTTGTGTTTTGGAGGTTGGGAGTTGGGAGACCATTGCCAATTTGGTTGCAGAGGGAATGGGTATTGGCTATCTTCCTGACTATATCGCTATAAGGCGTAAGGACGTTTTAAAGTCTTGGGATCTTGGTATAGAGCGACAAGAATATCGCATCAGTGCGATCTTTCCTAAGGGAATGAAGCTAAGAAAAAGCAGCGAAATCTTTCTTTCTTATTTTGAAGTTTTTGCGTAA
- a CDS encoding MFS transporter, which produces MNLLFKKLKPAPHLPEIANTAIVKEKYNYWRIRILYSMFIGYAFYYFSRKSFVFAMPGIMQELQLDKSQLGIVSSIFALTYGISKFASGVLSDQSNPRYFMAFGLICSGILTIFVGFSSSLYLFAILWGLNGWFQGFGSPPCVRLLSHWYSHSERGSWWSSWTVSQNVGAFLIPWIAGICLHYYNWQLAMFAPGLLCILGGFFLINRLADTPQSLGLPPIEKFRNDYISQKRNDHEEEELSTRSLLLSVLKNKCIWILAVAYFFIYTVRVGIESWTALFMIESEGYTPIYACGLVSLFEVGGFFGGLSVGWISDRLFNAKRGPVNALFAIVLLVSILSFWSMPKGCAWLNSSVMFIIGFATFGPQMLIGIAVTELAHKKASATANGFAGWVAYIGAASAGFPLGKIIDYLGWKGFFLSMILCSGISITLLLWSMTFSLKKEMSQISP; this is translated from the coding sequence ATGAATTTATTATTTAAGAAGCTAAAGCCCGCTCCTCATCTCCCGGAAATAGCAAACACGGCAATAGTTAAAGAAAAATATAACTATTGGCGTATCCGCATTTTATATTCAATGTTCATTGGGTACGCTTTTTATTATTTCTCTAGAAAAAGCTTTGTGTTTGCCATGCCCGGCATTATGCAAGAATTGCAATTGGACAAAAGTCAACTTGGCATTGTAAGCAGCATTTTTGCGCTTACTTATGGAATAAGCAAATTCGCGAGCGGTGTGCTATCAGATCAATCTAACCCTCGCTATTTCATGGCTTTTGGCCTTATTTGCTCTGGGATTCTAACTATTTTTGTTGGATTTTCTTCCTCTCTTTATCTATTTGCAATTTTATGGGGACTTAATGGCTGGTTCCAGGGATTTGGTTCGCCTCCTTGTGTGAGGCTTCTTTCGCACTGGTATTCTCATTCTGAGCGTGGCTCGTGGTGGTCAAGTTGGACGGTATCACAAAATGTAGGCGCTTTTTTGATCCCTTGGATCGCAGGAATTTGCCTGCACTATTACAATTGGCAATTGGCTATGTTTGCTCCGGGGCTTTTATGTATCTTGGGCGGTTTTTTCCTCATTAACCGTTTGGCGGACACCCCCCAATCTCTTGGGCTTCCTCCAATTGAAAAATTTCGCAATGACTATATAAGTCAGAAGCGTAATGACCATGAAGAAGAAGAGCTGTCAACTCGATCGCTCCTCTTAAGCGTCTTAAAGAATAAATGCATCTGGATACTTGCTGTTGCCTATTTCTTTATTTACACTGTACGTGTTGGAATAGAGAGCTGGACAGCGCTTTTTATGATTGAATCGGAAGGGTATACCCCTATTTATGCCTGTGGCTTAGTCTCTCTTTTTGAAGTGGGCGGTTTTTTTGGAGGACTTTCCGTAGGTTGGATATCAGACCGTCTCTTTAATGCAAAACGAGGCCCTGTCAATGCCTTATTTGCAATCGTTTTGCTAGTTTCAATCCTTAGTTTTTGGTCTATGCCAAAAGGATGTGCCTGGCTCAATTCCTCTGTCATGTTCATTATCGGCTTTGCCACTTTCGGACCTCAAATGTTGATCGGGATTGCGGTCACAGAATTGGCTCACAAAAAGGCATCCGCAACAGCCAATGGTTTTGCAGGATGGGTAGCCTATATTGGCGCTGCATCCGCGGGATTCCCCCTTGGCAAAATCATTGATTATTTAGGCTGGAAAGGTTTTTTTCTCTCAATGATCCTCTGTTCAGGTATCTCCATTACCCTGCTTCTGTGGAGCATGACCTTTTCCCTCAAAAAAGAGATGAGTCAAATTTCTCCTTAG
- a CDS encoding four helix bundle protein, producing MCIIILIDEIVEHLPRGRAYLADQLQRAGTSVLLNIAEGAGEYSSNEKARFYRMAKRSATGCAAIFDVCIRLKLANEEQYKRGRELLVHIVAMLTKMTQAYS from the coding sequence TTGTGTATAATTATTTTGATAGATGAAATAGTCGAACATTTACCAAGAGGACGCGCTTATCTTGCGGATCAACTTCAAAGAGCAGGTACTTCAGTGCTTCTCAATATTGCTGAAGGTGCTGGAGAATACTCTAGTAATGAGAAAGCTCGATTTTATCGAATGGCAAAACGATCTGCAACAGGATGTGCAGCGATTTTTGATGTATGTATCCGTTTAAAATTAGCTAACGAAGAACAATATAAACGAGGAAGAGAGCTATTGGTGCATATAGTAGCAATGCTTACAAAAATGACTCAAGCATATAGTTAA
- a CDS encoding DUF6314 family protein, whose amino-acid sequence MLEVLCGNKNVQRILIFLFVNGKCYGTQLHRSLDTSLTPLQKALNRLEKGGLITSYYEGKTRLYQFNPSYPLMSELEQLLKKAYTLLPAHNKKEYYVVKEGFKTSSAYQENKAQILLAFWEKLTSITQLTFHARTKSKEEKGWNGKGQGDVVMLRDGSNTLIFNEKGTWQGKQGGEVSFSNIFRWTLDRNAGVISLEHLRRGPDHPVFLFHLAPSDKHSLSSVDSHLCEGDTYFGQIHFNQYNLRLNWRVIGPKKNEEIDYFYS is encoded by the coding sequence ATGCTTGAAGTCTTATGCGGCAACAAAAATGTTCAAAGAATCCTGATTTTCCTGTTTGTAAATGGAAAATGCTATGGGACCCAATTGCATCGATCTCTTGACACATCGCTTACACCTCTTCAAAAGGCATTGAATCGTTTGGAAAAAGGTGGGCTCATTACAAGCTATTATGAAGGAAAGACTCGTCTGTATCAATTTAACCCATCTTATCCCTTAATGAGCGAACTTGAACAGTTGCTAAAAAAAGCATATACTCTGCTTCCAGCCCATAACAAGAAAGAATACTATGTTGTAAAGGAGGGGTTTAAAACATCATCAGCCTATCAAGAAAATAAAGCTCAGATTCTCCTGGCTTTCTGGGAGAAGCTCACGAGCATTACTCAGCTTACCTTCCATGCGAGGACAAAATCTAAAGAAGAAAAAGGATGGAATGGGAAAGGTCAAGGTGATGTCGTCATGTTAAGGGATGGTTCCAATACGTTAATCTTTAATGAAAAAGGGACTTGGCAAGGCAAGCAGGGTGGAGAGGTCAGTTTTAGCAACATATTTCGTTGGACCTTAGATCGCAATGCTGGCGTGATTTCTTTGGAACATTTACGTCGAGGTCCAGATCATCCTGTTTTTCTTTTTCACCTTGCGCCTTCTGATAAACATTCCCTGTCGTCTGTCGATTCGCATCTTTGTGAAGGAGATACTTATTTTGGGCAGATTCATTTTAACCAGTATAATCTTCGATTGAATTGGAGGGTAATCGGCCCTAAAAAAAATGAGGAAATCGATTATTTCTATTCTTAA
- the bioB gene encoding biotin synthase BioB, translated as MSIRHDWTIEELKQLYAMPLLELIAKSNLFHNQFHEPTQVQVCSLISIKTGGCPEDCKYCAQSSRYQTSVSAQLMMQYKTVLNEAKKAAERGATRVCLGAAWREVRDSKQFEEVLQMVKGVTDLGVEVCCTLGMLKENQAEQLKEAGLYAYNHNLDSSEKFYKTVITTRTYQDRLNTLDIVEKANLNVCCGGILGLGEEPIDRLELLLTLCRRNPHPESVPINRLSQIPGTPLENQPKVSIWEMVRVIAVARIVLPEAMIRLSCGRIEMSYEQQALCFLAGANSIFAGEKLLTVANTPVDKDEEMFQLLGLKKQPAFAKGYSK; from the coding sequence ATGTCTATCAGACATGACTGGACTATTGAAGAATTAAAACAATTATATGCAATGCCCCTTCTTGAACTCATTGCAAAATCCAATCTTTTTCACAATCAGTTCCATGAACCAACTCAAGTTCAAGTTTGTAGTCTAATCTCCATTAAAACAGGAGGATGCCCTGAAGATTGCAAATACTGCGCCCAGTCATCTCGTTATCAAACATCTGTCTCTGCTCAACTAATGATGCAATATAAGACCGTCCTCAATGAAGCAAAAAAAGCCGCTGAACGAGGGGCCACTCGAGTTTGCTTGGGAGCTGCCTGGAGAGAAGTGCGTGATAGCAAGCAATTTGAAGAAGTACTCCAAATGGTTAAAGGGGTTACCGATTTGGGTGTAGAAGTATGTTGTACTTTGGGAATGCTTAAAGAGAATCAAGCTGAGCAGCTTAAAGAAGCTGGACTATACGCCTATAATCATAACCTTGATTCCTCTGAAAAGTTTTATAAAACAGTCATTACGACACGAACTTATCAAGATCGGTTAAATACATTAGACATTGTCGAGAAAGCCAATTTAAACGTCTGTTGCGGTGGCATCTTAGGACTGGGAGAAGAGCCTATAGACCGACTAGAACTCCTACTAACGTTGTGCAGGCGAAATCCCCATCCTGAATCTGTCCCTATCAATCGATTAAGTCAAATTCCTGGCACACCCCTTGAAAATCAACCAAAAGTATCTATTTGGGAAATGGTCCGTGTCATTGCTGTGGCTCGCATCGTTTTACCTGAGGCAATGATTCGATTATCTTGTGGACGCATTGAAATGTCCTATGAGCAACAAGCATTATGTTTTCTAGCTGGTGCCAATTCGATTTTTGCAGGCGAAAAGCTTTTAACAGTCGCCAATACTCCTGTTGACAAAGATGAGGAAATGTTCCAGCTCTTAGGCCTTAAGAAGCAACCTGCATTTGCCAAGGGCTACTCAAAATGA